The genome window TACTGTCAGATAAACACACCCGCAAACACCTCCGCTCCTCCAATCGTTATTTTCCGAAGTTATTGACCAGAGAAGCGCGTGACAAATGGAAATCTTTGGGCTCGCTTACTATGGCAGACCGAGCAACAATAGCAGCACGAGAATTACTTGAGTCTCATCAAGTAACACCACTCTCAGGAGAAATTTCTAAAGCTTTAGAAGAGATCGTTGCTGAAGCCTCAGCAAAATTGGACTAAAAATCGTTAGCAAATTACCACAGATTCATCATGTTGTTTGGAGAAAATAAATGAAAGAGGAAATCTTTGACAAAATGAGTAAAGCTGTTCTCGAGGGAGAGACAGAAGATGCAAAATCGCTGGCCTATCGGGCTTTGGAGCAAGGGCTTGATCCCCTAGAGTGTATCACCCAGGGTCTTACCAAAGGAATCCAGTTGGTAGGAGAAAAATTTTCAAGAGGTGAATATTTTCTCCCAGAATTAATTATTGGGGCTGATGTGATGAAAGCAGCCCTCGAAATACTTGAACCTGCTCTTTTGGGTGACCAAAAGCGAGAAGTTGTTGCACATGTCGTACTTGGCACAGTTCAAGGCGACTTGCATGAGATTGGTAAGACTCTTGTAGGGACAATGTTGACAGCCAATGGATTTAAGGTAACCGATATTGGGGTAGATCAAAGCCCAGCTGCCTTCATTGATGCGATCAAAGAAACTAACGCAACTATTGTTGGCGCATCCGCCTTGCTCACAACAACCATGCTTCAACAAAAGAAATTAATTGAAGCACTTGAGAAGGAAGGGTTACGCGATCAGGTCAAAGTTCTTGTTGGTGGCGCTCCGGTGACTCAAAGTTTTGCTGCCGAAATTGGTGCAGACGGTTATGCTGAAGATGCAATCTCGGCAGTAAATATCGCAATGCGATTTGCAGATGCCCCTGCGTAGTAAGTTGAGGATTGGAGCTTCTGATGAAAAGTGAAATTCGCAGTTTTATCAATTCTCGGGTTCTACAAGTTCCTGAGTATGATCAGAAACATGTAACTGTCTGTTGGCAAAGAGATGGTGAAGTCAAGCGTTCGCTAAGTTAGATTCGCTTTCAACATCAAGACCGGCAAACAGCGCATGGACAGCACGTACGTGGCCAGCAATATTCGGAAGATGGGTCGCCTGCAGCTGCTGGTGGAGGTTCTCCAACGGGTGCAACGTATGTTGAACGAGAGCGATCAGAAGAAATATGCCGAGGACTTTGGGCCTTATCTCCAGGGACATGCTGGGCAATATGTTTACCGTGTCAAAGGCAAGGATACCTCCGAACACATCCGCC of Deltaproteobacteria bacterium contains these proteins:
- a CDS encoding corrinoid protein, whose product is MKEEIFDKMSKAVLEGETEDAKSLAYRALEQGLDPLECITQGLTKGIQLVGEKFSRGEYFLPELIIGADVMKAALEILEPALLGDQKREVVAHVVLGTVQGDLHEIGKTLVGTMLTANGFKVTDIGVDQSPAAFIDAIKETNATIVGASALLTTTMLQQKKLIEALEKEGLRDQVKVLVGGAPVTQSFAAEIGADGYAEDAISAVNIAMRFADAPA